One genomic window of Pelmatolapia mariae isolate MD_Pm_ZW linkage group LG5, Pm_UMD_F_2, whole genome shotgun sequence includes the following:
- the mcrs1 gene encoding microspherule protein 1: protein MQAGDPVVGTSMGVGGAQSRSEDEESLGVKDLKRTATQAFGSGVPKRRSSSRSIKRKKFDDELVESSLVKSSSRVKGPPVMEPVRCSGSEPSSSEKKKVTKSGGTLTPSLTMVLNPAPLTKRVKKSKQPLHITKDLGRWKPTDDLLLINAVLQTTDLTSVHLGVKFSCRFTLREIKERWYALLYDPVISKLAWQAMRQLHPEAIAAIQSKALFSQAEEALLAKIGSTSQPKLDVFQELLSKHPNVFHQSRSPKSLLVHWQLLKQYYLLDDQSVQPLPKGDQVLNFSDAEQMVDDVKLKDSRDEVLEHELMISDRHQKREIRQLEQELPRWQVLVDSITGMSMPDFDNQTLAALRGRMVRYLMRSREITLGRATKDKQIDVDLSLEGPAWKISRKQGIIKLKNNGDFFIANEGRRPIYIDGRPVLSGNKWKLNNNSVVEIAGLRFVFLINLELISLIKAEAAKMTQQ from the exons ATGCAGGCTGGTGACCCTGTGGTTGGCACATCGATGGGAGTAGGTGGTGCTCAGAGTCGGTCAGAGGATGAAGAGTCACTTGGAGTAAAAGACCTGAAAAGGACAGCAACACAAGCATTTGGCAGTGGTGTTCCCAAACGCAGAAGTTCATCCAG GTCAATAAAGCGAAAAAAGTTTGACGATGAGCTAGTGGAAAGCAGTCTTGTTAAGTCATCCAGTAGAGTCAAAGGTCCACCCGTAATGGAGCCTGTGCGCTGTTCGGGGAGTGAGCCTTCCtcaagtgagaaaaaaaag GTAACAAAATCAGGAGGAACTCTTACACCATCCCTCACAATGGTACTAAACCCTGCACCTTTAACCAAAAGAGTTAAGAAAAGCAAGCAGCCTTTACATATTACTAAAGACTTGGGCCGATGGAAACCCACAGATGATCTGCTGCTTATAAATGCAGTGTTGCAG ACCACTGACTTAACTTCTGTTCATCTGGGGGTCAAGTTCAGCTGTCGTTTCACTTTGCGTGAAATTAAAGAGCGGTGGTACGCTTTGCTCTACGATCCCGTCATCTCAAA GCTGGCATGGCAGGCCATGCGGCAGCTTCACCCAGAAGCAATTGCAGCAATCCAAAGCAAAGCTCTCTTCAGTCAGGCTGAGGAGGCACTGCTGGCCAAGATTGGTTCA ACCAGTCAGCCTAAACTGGACGTGTTTCAGGAGCTTCTAAGTAAGCACCCTAATGTCTTTCACCAGTCTCGCAGTCCCAAGAGCCTACTGGTGCACTGGCAGCTGCTCAAGCAGTACTACCTACTGGACGACCAGAGTG TACAGCCCCTCCCTAAAGGTGACCAAGTCCTCAACTTCTCCGACGCTGAGCAGATGGTTGATGATGTAAAATTAAA GGACAGCAGAGATGAAGTGTTGGAACATG agctGATGATTTCAGACCGTCACCAGAAAAGAGAAATCAGACAGCTGGAGCAGGAATTGCCTCGTTGGCAGGTTCTTGTGGACAGTATCACAG GGATGAGCATGCCTGACTTTGACAACCAGACGCTTGCAGCATTACGTGGAAGAATGGTACGCTACCTTATGAGATCAAGAGAG ATTACATTAGGCAGAGCAACCAAGGACAAACAGATCGATGTAGATCTGTCGCTAGAGGGGCCTGCTTGGAAAATCTCAAGAAAACAAG GAATTATTAAGTTGAAGAACAACGGAGACTTCTTCATTGCCAATGAGGGCAGGCGGCCTATTTACATAGATGGCAGACCGGTCCTGTCAGGCAACAAGTGGAAATTAAATAATAACTCAGTCGTGGAG ATTGCAGGTCTTCGCTTCGTGTTTCTTATTAATCTGGAGCTCATCTCTCTAATAAAAGCTGAAGCGGCCAAGATGACACAACAGTGA
- the suox gene encoding sulfite oxidase, mitochondrial, whose amino-acid sequence MLLLRRCHRLNPVGPLSISRNQVAPVVASCAVRLCSSSNDQRFHQRGFSASWRHVLAGLLAGTGAVLAYGLHHHKAIEKSSPLPIISQEEVTRHRSLKDGVWVTYKGGVYDITEFVSMHPGGEKIMMAAGGAIEPFWSLYAVHNQEHVLEILSAYKVGELNAEDLKKQYTFKSSDPYSSDPERHPVLRANSLKPFNAEPPPEILSDSYITPTAFFFKRNHLPVPQVDPDLYRLHVEGLPRGVLTLSVEELKTRFPKHTITATLQCAGNRRSEMNKARQVKGLNWGVGAIGNATWSGAKLRDVLLAAGYGPDVAQWARHVQFEGLDKEITGSAYGASIPINKAVSEEGDVLLAYEMNGKAIPADHGFPIRVVVPGVVGARSVKWLGKIVVSAQESSSHWQQKDYKGFSPGIDWDTVDYKSAPAIQELPVQSAITTPREGSVIDRSEEMLTVKGYAWSGGGREVIRVDVSLDGGKTWKVAKLKSSDKEGDQTSPPLGRAWAWKLWEITVPLPLEAQELELICKAVDNSYNTQPDTFGPIWNVRGLLGNAWHRVKVKISEDDDEE is encoded by the exons ATGCTGCTCCTCAGACGCTGCCACAGGCTGAATCCAGTTGGCCCGCTCAGCATTAGCAG AAATCAGGTGGCACCTGTAGTTGCATCGTGTGCAGTTCgtctctgcagcagcagcaatgaCCAGAGATTTCACCAACGTGGCTTCAGTGCCAGCTGGAGACACGTCCTGGCAGGACTGCTGGCTGGCACAGGGGCTGTACTGGCATATGGTCTACACCATCACAAG GCTATAGAGAAGAGCTCCCCGCTTCCTATCATCAGCCAGGAGGAAGTTACAAGGCATCGCTCCCTAAAAGATGGCGTGTGGGTCACCTACAAAGGCGGCGTCTATGACATTACCGAGTTTGTTTCCATGCACCCTGGTGGGGAGAAAATCATGATGGCAGCAGGTGGTGCCATTGAGCCCTTCTGGTCGCTTTATGCGGTACACAATCAGGAGCATGTGCTGGAAATCCTTTCTGCGTATAAG GTTGGTGAGCTGAATGCGGAAGACCTGAAGAAGCAATATACTTTTAAATCATCAGACCCCTACTCTTCTGACCCTGAGCGTCACCCTGTCCTGCGCGCCAACAGCCTCAAGCCCTTCAATGCTGAACCTCCGCCTGAAATCCTCTCTGACAGCTACATCACGCCCACTGCTTTCTTCTTCAAAAGAAACCACCTCCCGGTTCCTCAGGTGGACCCCGATTTATATCGCCTACATGTGGAGGGGCTACCCAGAGGAGTGCTCACACTGTCTGTAGAAGAGTTGAAGACTCGATTCCCCAAACACACCATCACAGCTACCCTGCAGTGTGCAGGAAACCGCCGTAGTGAGATGAATAAGGCCCGGCAGGTTAAGGGACTGAACTGGGGCGTTGGTGCCATTGGTAATGCGACATGGAGCGGCGCCAAGCTCAGGGATGTCCTGCTGGCTGCAGGTTACGGTCCAGATGTAGCCCAGTGGGCTCGCCACGTTCAGTTTGAAGGACTGGATAAAGAAATAACAGGGAGTGCGTACGGTGCTTCAATCCCTATAAACAAGGCAGTTAGCGAGGAGGGTGATGTGCTGCTGGCCTATGAAATGAACGGAAAGGCTATTCCGGCCGACCATGGCTTCCCCATTCGTGTGGTTGTACCAGGTGTAGTGGGCGCACGCAGCGTGAAGTGGCTGGGTAAAATAGTAGTCAGTGCACAGGAGAGCAGCAGCCACTGGCAGCAGAAAGATTACAAAGGTTTCTCCCCTGGAATAGACTGGGACACAGTGGACTACAAATCTGCTCCAGCCATCCAAGAGCTGCCTGTTCAGTCTGCCATTACCACACCAAGAGAAGGCTCCGTGATCGATCGCAGCGAAGAAATGCTGACTGTGAAGGGCTACGCTTGGAGCGGCGGGGGCAGAGAGGTGATACGCGTCGATGTTTCTCTGGACGGAGGGAAGACGTGGAAGGTGGCCAAGTTGAAGAGCAGCGACAAGGAAGGAGATCAAACTTCTCCTCCACTAGGACGAGCTTGGGCATGGAAGCTGTGGGAGATAACGGTTCCTCTTCCTCTAGAGGCCCAAGAGCTGGAGCTCATTTGCAAGGCAGTGGACAACAGTTACAACACGCAGCCGGACACATTCGGTCCGATCTGGAATGTGAGGGGCTTGCTGGGTAACGCCTGGCACAGAGTGAAGGTGAAGATCAGCGAGGATGACGACGAAGAATAG
- the LOC134627154 gene encoding 25-hydroxyvitamin D-1 alpha hydroxylase, mitochondrial-like: protein MILVRRMLQQALRVSGRSSFPLVKLMERWAEGATAGSEGTKLQGVKTLNEMPGPSVISFVWDLFVKRGLSRLHELQLEGVQRYGPVWKASFGPILTVHVADPSLIEQILRQEGEHPMRSDLSSWKDYRKLRGHHYGLLTAEGEEWQTVRSLLGKHMLRPKAVEAYDNTLNSVVSDLITKLRLSRHPQGLVTDIASEFYRFGLEGISSVLFESRIGCLDQVVPEDTERFIQSINTMFVMTLLTMAMPSWLHQLFPKPWNIFCQCWDYMFEFAKGHIDQRLTAEADKVARGEKVEGRYLTYFLSQTGLPMKTVYSNVTELLLAGVDTISSTMSWSLYELSRHPDVQATLRAEVLTVLEGRKIPEAADVAQMPFLKAIVKEVLRLYPVIPANARVIPERDIQVGGYIIPKNTLITLCHFATSRDPVVFANPNHFNPYRWLNKDQTHHPYASVPFGVGKRSCIGRRIAELELYLALARIISEFDVKPNPEGASVKPMTRTLLVPENVISLQFIER, encoded by the exons ATGATCTTAGTGAGAAGGATGTTGCAGCAAGCGCTCAGAGTATCCGGCCGGAGCTCATTCCCGCTGGTCAAATTGATGGAGAGGTGGGCTGAGGGTGCAACAGCCGGTTCGGAGGGCACCAAGTTGCAGGGAGTGAAGACGCTGAACGAGATGCCCGGGCCGTCGGTCATCAGCTTCGTCTGGGACTTGTTTGTTAAACGCGGTCTGTCACGTCTGCATGAGTTACAG CTGGAGGGAGTCCAGCGGTATGGACCTGTGTGGAAGGCAAGCTTTGGTCCCATCCTGACAGTTCATGTGGCTGATCCATCGCTCATTGAGCAGATCCTGAGGCAGGAGGGCGAGCACCCAATGCGCTCCGATCTTTCCTCCTGGAAGGACTACAGGAAGCTGAGAGGTCATCACTACGGACTTTTGACAGC tgAGGGGGAGGAGTGGCAGACAGTGAGGAGTCTCCTGGGGAAACACATGCTGCGGCCGAAGGCAGTGGAAGCTTATGATAACACCCTGAACAGTGTTGTCAGTGATCTCATTACCAAACTTCGCCTCAGCAGACATCCTCAGGGCCTCGTCACCGACATCGCCAGCGAGTTCTATCGGTTCGGCCTCGAGG GCATTTCTTCGGTCTTGTTCGAATCCAGAATTGGTTGCCTGGATCAGGTTGTTCCCGAAGACACGGAGCGTTTCATCCAGTCTATCAACACCATGTTTGTGATGACGCTTCTTACCATGGCCATGCCCAGCTGGTTGCACCAGTTGTTCCCCAAACCCTGGAATATCTTTTGCCAGTGCTGGGACTACATGTTTGAGTTTG CAAAAGGTCACATTGACCAGCGTCTGACGGCCGAAGCAGATAAGGTTGCCCGAGGAGAGAAAGTAGAGGGCCGTTATCTCACCTACTTCCTGTCGCAGACGGGGCTGCCCATGAAGACAGTCTACAGTAACGTCACGGAGCTGCTCCTTGCAGGAGTTGACACA ATCTCCAGCACCATGTCCTGGTCTTTGTACGAGCTGTCCCGTCATCCAGATGTACAGGCCACTCTCCGGGCAGAGGTGTTGACCGTACTTGAAGGTCGAAAGATACCAGAGGCTGCAGATGTAGCTCAAATGCCTTTCCTGAAGGCCATAGTCAAAGAAGTGCTCAG GTTATACCCTGTTATTCCTGCTAATGCAAGGGTCATTCCAGAAAGAGACATCCAGGTTGGAGGCTACATCATCCCAAAAAAT ACTTTGATTACCCTGTGCCACTTTGCAACATCACGGGATCCAGTAGTGTTTGCAAACCCAAATCATTTCAATCCCTATCGATGGCTGAACAAAGACCAGACTCATCACCCATATGCCTCTGTGCCCTTCGGTGTGGGAAAACGCAGCTGCATAGGTCGCCGTATCGCTGAGCTGGAGCTCTACCTTGCTCTTGCCAGG ATCATTTCAGAGTTCGATGTGAAGCCGAACCCAGAGGGAGCTTCTGTGAAGCCCATGACACGGACACTTCTAGTTCCTGAAAATGTCATCAGCCTGCAGTTTATTGAACGGTGA